AAAACTACCTTTAGCTATACCCATTTTTTTAGTGATATCTTCAACACTTGTATTTAAAAATCCTTTTTCTATAATCAATTTTTTTCCAGTAGAAATTATTTCATCTCTTTTTTTAGAATTTTTCAAAATTATCCCTCCGTTGACTACTTAGTCATTTTCATCTAAAATAGAGTATACTATAAATTGACTATAAAGTCAACAGAAAATAAAAAAATAAAAAACAAATGTATTATAAAAAACAGAAATATTTTAAGAAAATAATATGTCATAATTATGTCTTTTAAAATAAAAAAAGAGATAACTCTTTGAGTTATCTCTAAAAAATTTACATAATTAAAATTAATAATTAGTACATCTAATTCTAAAATGTGCTTGAGGATGATCACATACTGGACAAACTAGAGGAGCTTCAGTTCCTATATGTAGATGTCCACAATTTCCACATTCCCAAACTTGAATTTCAAGTCTTTTAAATACTTCTTGATTTTCAATGTTAGCAAGTAGTTTTCTATATCTTTCTTCATGTTCTTTCTCTATTTTTGCTACCCCATCCATAACTTTAGCAATGTCTTCGAACCCTTCTTCTCTAGCTTCTTTAGCAAAAGTTGCATACATATCTGTCCATTCATAATTTTCTCCAGCAGCTGCATCTTTTAAATTTTCAACAGTAGAAGGCATTCCACCATGAAGAAGTTTAAACCAAAGTTTTGCATGTTCTTTTTCATTATTAGCAGTAGTTTCAAATAATTCAGCAATTTGTACATATCCTTCTTTTTTTGCTTTAGAAGCATAATATGTATATTTGTTTCTTGCTTGAGATTCTCCAGCAAAAGCAGTCCATAGATTTTTTTCAGTTTTAGTTCCCTTTAATTCCATAAAAATATTTCCTCCTTGCAAGATATAGTGATGATTGCTCATAGTTACATTATACCTTATTAACAGAATAAAAGTCAAATAAAATGAATATAAAAATCGATAAAAAGAAAAGAAGAACTAAAACTAAAATATTATTTATTTTTACAATTTTTACAAATTCCATCAAAAAGAATATTAAATTTTTCTATAATAATATCTTGTTCTAGAGAAATATTTTTTATAAAGTTTTCTATTTCTATACTACTAATATCAGTTAAACTTCCACAAATTTTACATTTTAAATGAGCATGAGGTTTTAAGTTTTTATCAAATTTATCTACTTGCTCAGGAAGACTTACTTTTCTTATTTCGTTTGATTCTACTAATTTTAATAGATTTCTATAAACAGTACCTAAACTTAATTTAGGATTGTCTTTTTTTAGAGAGCTATAAATTATATCAGCTGTAGGATGTCCTTCATGAGTTAGTATGTAATTTAAAATTAATTCTCTTTGTTTAGAATATTTCATATAAACTCCTTTCAAAAAATATTTTTTAATTTTAAATATTTGTGAAGTTTAAGAATATTATATCATGATAAATTAATAAAGTCACTTTTTTATTTTATTATAATTTTTGTACTATTAATTGACTAAATAATTATTAATAATATTATTTAATCTAAAAAAATGTTTTTTCTTGACAAAACAAAAAATAT
This genomic interval from Fusobacterium sp. FSA-380-WT-3A contains the following:
- the rbr gene encoding rubrerythrin; the protein is MELKGTKTEKNLWTAFAGESQARNKYTYYASKAKKEGYVQIAELFETTANNEKEHAKLWFKLLHGGMPSTVENLKDAAAGENYEWTDMYATFAKEAREEGFEDIAKVMDGVAKIEKEHEERYRKLLANIENQEVFKRLEIQVWECGNCGHLHIGTEAPLVCPVCDHPQAHFRIRCTNY
- a CDS encoding Fur family transcriptional regulator, whose product is MKYSKQRELILNYILTHEGHPTADIIYSSLKKDNPKLSLGTVYRNLLKLVESNEIRKVSLPEQVDKFDKNLKPHAHLKCKICGSLTDISSIEIENFIKNISLEQDIIIEKFNILFDGICKNCKNK